The window attcaaacttgattATTCAACCAATAACTGAATTGAATTAATCCTGGGCAGTAAtcattaaaaattatgtttttgttttaacattaatattagcaATGCACCTCAATACTGTGAAAATCTCACTGTTATATCCCACGTACCaagtaataaatataatattaattttacaataataaaTTGAACATTAATGTCAGAGCATCACTCACCGTTGCATGCGTCTGGTAACTGTATTTGTTCTCCATCAATGTCCTGCTCAAATCCCGCCCtgttcaaacatttcaaacataaatAGATGTCACTATTTATGCTGCACTGATTGGTTGTTGTGGTTTAGCAGGAAGTGATGTCATTCTTACTTGAATCCCGGGGCCACGTCAGCGCAGCGTCCTGTGCGCAGCCAGATGCAGTATGGGTCATGAGTGGACAGGCAGCGTCTGCAAAGGAACACAGTGAATCATGTGAACGTCTGTGAACTGTTCAGTCTTTACTGATGCAATCTCAAGTCAGCACATTCTATTGAACGTTTGTGTGTCGCACCTCTTGCAGGTGGCGTGTCGGGCGCAGCGGCTCAGAGGAACTCTGATGATGCAGCTGGAAAAGGCCACAAACAGAGCGTGATGCTCCTTATCCAACTCCAGACCCAAGATCCTACGATCACCGTTACACCTGCAACACAGGGTCAAGGGTCAGAGTTCTGAATGTGAAGGCAGCTGCTGCAGTACAGCGAGTGTTGTCGTTTCGCTCACTGTGTGGGGTTGTACACATCCATCTCCTCCAGTAGTTTGGAGCTGTGAGAGCTGTTTGCTTGAGTGCCGGTCAGAATCTTCAGAACTCGTCCATCTTCAGAACCCAGAAACACAACGGTGCGGTTCTTATGAGGCCCAGCGGTCGTATCCACAACAATCTGAGTCAGTTTATACCTGCACAACACAAGCACGTCGCAATCACACATACAGGCGCACTACACGTGTGCGTTTACCACAAAACTATTTCTGGAAGTGAATCTGACAAAACCTTAAAATCATTTTCCATCCATCCAAGACTATAAGGTGTGAAAATATgtcaaatattttgtaatattgtggtTCAGTAATTCTGCTAACTGGAAAAACACAGAACAAGAAATGTTTCGTCTCACAATCTatcgggggtctgggtatctcggagagtattgatgctgactatcaccgctggagtcgtgagtttgaatccgggatgtgctgagtgactccagtcaggtctccttagcaaccaaattggcccggttgctagggagggtagagtcacatggggtaacctcctcgtggtcactataatgtggttctcgctctcggtggggcgtgaggtgagttgtgagtggatgccgcggagaatagcatgatgcctccacacacgctacgtctccatggtaacgcactcaacaagtcacatgataagatgtgtggattgactgtctcagacgcggaggcaactgagattcgtcctcactagtcactacgccaccatgaggactaaaGCTGCGTTcccactgccagcgacacgcagcgacaaaacgacctcatgtcattcattttcaatgagagccgGCGACACGAGCGACAGCGACCAGATGTGGGCATGTCTAGCGACGCAACAACGTAGAGAAATgcttaactttatgcaaatgaagagtgactttcgggagcgacagccaatatgagataAGATgatagagctcacgtgatcctgatattttaataacattaattgtTAAGAAACAGTGTTGTTCAGACTCTCcacacacaccactagcgacctaaccgccagccactggcgacatagTAGCTGGCAATGTGAACACAACATTAGCGCACATGACCAAAATTCAGCACAAGAAACTAGACATGAACATTACAACATGACACGTTACACTGGCATGTCTTGATttagatttgtgtgtgtgagagtgagtgtgtgtacctGCTGGCAGTGTTGGTGATCAGCGGTTGGTTGTTGACTGGTGGCACACACTCGTCCATCAGCGGGTGTGTTTTAATAAATGACAGCACTGAATCTGGAAACTGAACAGAGGAGGAGAACGAGGATGCAGAGCCTTCACCTGCACACAAACCCggactgaacacacacacacacacacacacacgtcagaaaAAGTGcactaaagcacatttaaaatgaCTGTCTGAGGAAAAACTTTTGCATGCTGTACTAGAGCAATCGATGCGTTTAACAATGCCAATTTGCAAATAAGCTTGTAAACCCAGAGTTTAGAAACGTACATCTGGACATCCGATCACCTAAAGTACGAACAGTATAATAAACCCTGGTTGTGTGAACAGTTCAAAGTGTGCCTCACCGTGGTTTGGGCACGTGTTCCTCCGGCACTGACGTCCACACTGAATCACTGTTCTTCTGCTCCTTGAACTTCCCGTTAAACACCCGCTCGATGTCATCCAGATAAAAACCACAGATGGCTGAACCAGGAATGCTGGGAAACACAGTATTTCTTAAACGAAAGGTATTGGTGTGGACACTGCCTGACTGTGCTAGTGAGTGACTCAATGAGCACTATTTTAAGCACAAGCTAATCAGTGGGCATGGTCATGAGGTCTAGGCACAAGTGCGTTTGGCTAAACTGCATGCGTAAAGCGCCAATGTGCTGGGTCACgtgcaatttaaaggaatattctggtttcaattcaagttaagcacCATCGACAGCATTTAAATGGCATGTCTGATTTGATTTATCAGTCAATTATTATTCTTTAACTGGATAAGCATGCACttctgttaaatatgtatttttgaaaagaatatttaaatgtaatcagagaaaatataattttagaaaaatactattttcatgtaaaatattgAACACATGTCTATAACATAATTCAGTATTTTCAGGAAGCAGAATTGttagctaatatttccatttggcgtCACCATTGTCCTGTTCTAGGATGTTTTTTAATTCCACTTCATCCCTGATGGTTCATAAAGCTCTTTTAAAAACAGTACtttagatacattttaaaggaaaggaaCAGTTTTGCATATTTCATtaaagaagtaataataataataataatatagctgcaagcagcaatgacgggcgagcacaactggtccatttccacctggtggctttcagaaaacaatgcaaggtggacacatgcatttgccATTATTATAAACGATTGAAGCAATGAGTAAATATAAgaagactattttaaagtctgttgtaagagccacacttcctgctgccaggtggtgatGCTATGACCGTGATCTAACATattcacatccatgtgattagcccccaagacttaacatacatctcaattttgatctaaatcacgcATCACACACAGAAGATAtcagacacttcctgtttcccattgtCCACCATTAGTTgaatgcctcgccatggcaacaccgttcaatatatcaaaatctgtttgggtataatgttgtctaaatgtggtgacagtctcatgaatcacctaggaggagtatttaaaaattCAGTGACTGCAATATTAAAAattccaaaatggctgacttcctgctGGGCCTAGCTAATAactatatgaaaaaatatatatttatttgtgaaagttgtccagcttgaagAGAACTATATATTTACCAAttctggtgactgtaggtgaaaatgggggtgctacagaggcctTCTTACACCCCCATTTTAAAGCAGTGTCTTGACAGCTAATGACGAGTATGGAAGTTGTTCAGTTTGATGAGAACTACATATGTACCAATTACAATTTTGCCCTGATCTAATGGCGATGACTCTGATGTGAGATTTCATGcatgttaagtaccccaaaagtacaGATTAGCTTGAATGAAGAATAACAATAATCCTTAAAAGAATAGGGCCTCCGCACTTTCAATGTTTgggccctaaaaaaaaaaactttcaatcctaacttttcttgattcaggctCAGTTTAAAGAATCTTGAACCGAACCATGTGTTCAGTATCGTGAGATGAGCGTACAGTTACACCCATATAATCTAATATATTCACCtcacttaaaggtggggtatgtgatttgcaaaacggccggcagattttgaaaatacacaactcataagggcCTACCTTCTCttctccaacgctggccctgactccacccattcgaaaaacatggacgcgcaatcatgcacgagcgaaaactcagatgcgcgagagcgagccaggctagcataggttggagctgattttctcataactgtaaaaaaaaaaaagaacatagccagccctggcgtctgtacagcggtcttctattcaaaacaggattcatagaaatgtggaacaaccccactagcactataaaagctctattctccatacataaatacaatcgctcacATCAGCTTCCTCCCCAAACAGGTTGTTTAGCTAGCTAGTTCATCATATGGCTGGGCTATAACGTTAGAACTGCTACAATTCTCATGCGCATATCGTCAGTAAAGACAGTTCCCTGATTAAATACTACTAGTTAATCGGCTTCTCACCTGTCAAGCAGAAAAAATGCCACAGCCGCATCTGTTGGTAGTCCTTCAGTTGCCGCCAACGTTTAAAAGCATCGCCTAGAATGACCCTTGTTTTTGACCTTTCTCTTTCGGCCGTTTTGTTCGCAATTGCTCTCtcgaaaatagattttcttttctgtGATGGTGTCTTGTCTGCCATTCTACAAACGGAAGCAACtacaccttctctctctctctctctcgggcgACTTgcacttcctgttactgggtcacgagctttgagtatgcgcacgaacgggacacgcacgccagggtggtggggggaggggggcatggtacgaccgtttgattgacacattttctgtccaatgattctagatggtcttgaaaatgatcagCTGGAGttgagtcctgcccgttccacagatgattaaattgctaaattttcatttcagtgcttctaatttacagccagtaagtgggttaggaataggatttcaagttattttgaaaaaatggtcaaaaaagaaaatcacataccccacctttaatacaAAAATTTGCGCTGAGTTAAGACgtagtttttaaacattttagcaCAATGACCCATTTCTCAGGAAAACACGAATTTgcgctttgtgccacttcattaaaatacacacacagtttATGCAAACACTCACAGATAGAGCGAACACTGAaacgaaaattgcacttagaattagcgctctcacgaaaATAAGGTGTAGCGCACGGATGTTGCACGTAGCACAGCTACGAAAATAGAGACCTGTAAGTTTGTGTACCTGTTGATCTGTGTAGTAAACACTCCGATCACAGCAGGTCTCTGGTTGATCTGCAGCACGTTAGTGAGCGACTGCAGAACATCAAAGTAAAAGAATGTTTCTCCAGGAACTGAGCAGTTCAGTCGCGCCTTCAGAAACGACGTCCAGTAGCGATCGAGTACACGCGTGGAGCCACCGCTGTCGTTCTTACACACACGCGCCACTCGCGAATACACCACCTACATCAGAAGACGGAGAAATGTGTGATGAACCGATATTTAACGGACCAGAACTTCTCAAACGTCTACT of the Xyrauchen texanus isolate HMW12.3.18 chromosome 10, RBS_HiC_50CHRs, whole genome shotgun sequence genome contains:
- the sema6d gene encoding semaphorin-6D isoform X3; the protein is MTDRTWLSSIVMAMVFLAYLFPVVATATPFPRDLQPISVVGLEDSHLYPSFQGVMSENGTKRLILDYQRMIRIHQMLYIAARDHVFVVNLTTAVDQFIPQQILTWRSTDVSKCTVRGRNSDECYNYIKVLVPRNDETLFMCGTNALNPACRNYRLSTLEQVGQQLLGQARCPFESRQSNVGLFAAGNFYSATVTDFQASDAVIYRSLGGEGRPVLRTVKYDSKWLREPHFLHAVEYGNYVYFFFIEIAVEHTAAGKVVYSRVARVCKNDSGGSTRVLDRYWTSFLKARLNCSVPGETFFYFDVLQSLTNVLQINQRPAVIGVFTTQINSIPGSAICGFYLDDIERVFNGKFKEQKNSDSVWTSVPEEHVPKPRPGLCAGEGSASSFSSSVQFPDSVLSFIKTHPLMDECVPPVNNQPLITNTASRYKLTQIVVDTTAGPHKNRTVVFLGSEDGRVLKILTGTQANSSHSSKLLEEMDVYNPTQCNGDRRILGLELDKEHHALFVAFSSCIIRVPLSRCARHATCKRRCLSTHDPYCIWLRTGRCADVAPGFKAGFEQDIDGEQIQLPDACNDVISTAVNIQNSPLDSVSAVLEKGPKLKDHR